A genomic stretch from Schistosoma haematobium chromosome 4, whole genome shotgun sequence includes:
- a CDS encoding hypothetical protein (EggNog:ENOG410VENC~COG:A) codes for MESPPDVAENPEIFPTQNRPTQNQFGKLPSRHALTATVAGEQSRLLYVTDVITKVRYLVNTDAEVNVLPANSNDRLRQSVLNLQAASGKPIATYGKRYIYLNLSTNIVVDHNSTGLRKPIHWIFAVADVSMPIIGIDLLQHHNLLIDTRKRRLVDVNTNLSACVTSFSGCRLSPVTIKHTVDPLYQPLIGKYPGIHQTQPKLPCVTSNVKYHITTAGPHVFSKARRLAPEKLRLVKNEFDHMIDLGIIRPSNNPYASPLHMVPKKDSND; via the exons atggaaagtcctCCAGATGTCGCAGAAAACCCTGaaattttcccaactcaaaatCGACCGACACAAAaccaattcgggaaacttccaagccggcacgcgttaacggcaacagTAGCCGGCGAACagagccgtctgttatacgtcacagatgtaaTAACgaaagttcgctacctcgtcaaTACTGACGCAGAAGTTAACGTTCTTCCTGCAAATTCCAACGACCGGCTTCGCCAATCAGTTTTAAACTTACAAGCGGCAAGCGGAAAGCCTATCGCCACATACGGTAAAAGGTACATTTACCTTAAC CTCAGTACTAATATCGTAGTGGATCATAATTCTACAGGTTTACGCAAACCTATACACTGGATTTTTGCTGTTGCAGATGTTTCAATGCCTATCATTGGCATAGACCtcctacaacaccataatctactcATCGATAcacgcaaacggaggctagtagacgtaAATACTAATTTATCTgcttgcgtaacttctttttctggttgcagattatccccagtcacaattaagcatacagtagacccactttatcaaccaCTAATCGGTAAATATCCTGGGATTCATCAAacgcaaccgaaactaccgtgtgtaaccagcaacgttaaaTATCACATCACGACTGCAGGACCAcatgtattctctaaagcacgacgactagcccctgaaaagctaaggttggtgaaaaacgagttcgatcacatgatagacttaggtatCATAAGACCGTCAAACaacccatatgcatctccgttgcacatggtccctaaaaaggacagcaacgattag
- a CDS encoding hypothetical protein (EggNog:ENOG410VBK0~COG:U), which translates to MSSTLSPFTDLVDSSSIGKVVYDGSELAVLSSLFDKTSKYGHAKLKIFIRNLNLPPSHPIRKSLWSQLLSTKYSINLQISDSSIHSNDILTTSVTNIDGSSLLAGYEFSNQMLLPTFFLNTLGQNCLRTILHNIFIDRPELVYAPQLWPLTALFLHYMPITVVRKCILTLLDQPGILIQTKSDWKEHCLSLEELAYLCNLLRRDSQKRTILMTSKSNEKNVSATCKEDERRLQLARWCLLLWKLPFEHLVCLIDSFLLEGPKVFYRAGLVILKASLSGKYSKISSETNGIGRNVGDYSHGFVYDEEIFKHIPLTPSKLMRKMFSLRGVSRMKISQAIKSVQSLQVNFDVDKQLIQPCNKSGKNTFAAYLLGGDAEKQIHPSECVSSNELASIITSIDDRKYSCLFKPYRVFSSNVDGNSLRTFYAKAAETENPATILLVRSLSRNSIIGAFCSDRWQPRVESVYYGNGLCFLFRIKPGPFVIYRWIGSSSDDEKIIHSIQHQRFQRASNNGIEIGGSISKGPPGLSLDSCLTTASSGPTLTFSNPCLITDPADLTQTVQCENGQIGCMFTVGLVELIGFHDL; encoded by the exons ATGAGCTCAACATTGAG CCCTTTTACAGATTTGGTGGATTCCTCAAGCATAGGAAAGGTTGTTTACGATGGCAGTGAGTTGGCTGTTTTGAGCTCGTTGTTTGATAAAACTTCTAAGTATGGGCATGCAAAGTTAAAAATATTCATTCGGAATCTCAATTTACCCCCATCACATCCCATACGTAAAAGTCTTTGGTCACAGCTTTTATCCACCAAATATTCCATTAATTTACAG ATTTCCGACTCAAGCATCCATAGTAATGATATTTTAACAACCAGTGTTACAAACATTGATGGTTCATCATTATTGGCTGGTTACGAGTTTTCCAATCAAATGTTATTGCCAACTTTTTTCTTAAATACACTTGGTCAAAATTGTTTACGGAcaatattacataatatttttattgaccGCCCGGAACTTGTTTATGCTCCACAACTATGGCCGTTGACAGCATTATTTCTACACTATATGCCTATTACAGTTGTACGTAAATGTATACTCACTTTATTGGATCAACCTGGTATTTTAATTCAAACAAAATCTGATTGGAAAGAACATTGTTTATCATTAGAAGAGTTGGCCTATTTATGTAATCTTTTACGAAGAGATAGTCAGAAACGTACCATATTGATGACTTCCAAATCAAATGAGAAAAATGTTAGTGCCACCTGTAAAGAAGATGAAAGACGACTTCAGTTGGCCCGTTGGTGTTTATTACTGTGGAAGTTACCTTTCGAACATCTTGTTTGTTTAATTGATAGCTTTTTGTTAGAAGGACCGAAAGTGTTCTATCGTGCTGGTTTAGTT ATTCTTAAAGCCTCCTTAAGTGGAAAGTATTCAAAGATTAGCAGTGAAACCAATGGAATCGGGAGGAATGTTGGTGATTATTCTCATGGGTTTGTGTATGATGAAGAAATATTCAAACATATCCCATTGACACCATCAAAGCTAATGAGAAAAATGTTCTCACTGCGTGGTGTGAGTCGGATGAAAATTTCTCAGGCAATCAAAAGTGTTCAGTCTCTCCAAG TGAATTTTGATGTTGACAAACAGCTAATTCAACCATGTAATAAAAGCGGAAAGAATACATTCGCTGCTTACTTACTTGGTGGTGACGCTGAAAAACAAATTCATCCGTCTGAATGTGTATCGAGTAATGAATTAGCTTCAATTATCACATCGATTGATGATCGCAAATATTCCTGTTTATTCAAACCGTATCGAGTATTTTCATCTAATGTAGATGGTAATAGCCTGCGTACATTTTATGCTAAGGCAGCAGAGACAGAAAATCCTGCAACAATTCTATTGGTACGTAGTTTGTCAAGGAATAGTATTATTGGAGCTTTTTGTTCAGATAGATGGCAACCTCGTGTTGAATCTGTTTACTATGGAAATGGTTTATGCTTTCTATTTCGCATTAAACCTGGTCCATTTGTTATATATAGGTGGATCGGATCAAGTTCTGATGATGAAAAGATTATACATTCCATACAACACCAACGTTTTCAACGAGCTTCAAATAATGGTATAGAAATTGGTGGCAGTATAAGTAAGGGACCTCCAGGTTTAAGCTTGGATAGTTGTCTCACAACGGCTTCAAGTGGTCCAACTCTAACTTTTTCTAATCCTTGCTTGATTACTGATCCAGCTGATTTAACACAAACAGTTCAGTGTGAAAATGGACAAATTGGTTGTATGTTCACTGTTGGATTGGTCGAACTAATTGGTTTTCATGATCTCTAA
- a CDS encoding hypothetical protein (EggNog:ENOG410VBK0~COG:U): protein MLLPTFFLNTLGQNCLRTILHNIFIDRPELVYAPQLWPLTALFLHYMPITVVRKCILTLLDQPGILIQTKSDWKEHCLSLEELAYLCNLLRRDSQKRTILMTSKSNEKNVSATCKEDERRLQLARWCLLLWKLPFEHLVCLIDSFLLEGPKVFYRAGLVILKASLSGKYSKISSETNGIGRNVGDYSHGFVYDEEIFKHIPLTPSKLMRKMFSLRGVSRMKISQAIKSVQSLQVNFDVDKQLIQPCNKSGKNTFAAYLLGGDAEKQIHPSECVSSNELASIITSIDDRKYSCLFKPYRVFSSNVDGNSLRTFYAKAAETENPATILLVRSLSRNSIIGAFCSDRWQPRVESVYYGNGLCFLFRIKPGPFVIYRWIGSSSDDEKIIHSIQHQRFQRASNNGIEIGGSISKGPPGLSLDSCLTTASSGPTLTFSNPCLITDPADLTQTVQCENGQIGCMFTVGLVELIGFHDL from the exons ATGTTATTGCCAACTTTTTTCTTAAATACACTTGGTCAAAATTGTTTACGGAcaatattacataatatttttattgaccGCCCGGAACTTGTTTATGCTCCACAACTATGGCCGTTGACAGCATTATTTCTACACTATATGCCTATTACAGTTGTACGTAAATGTATACTCACTTTATTGGATCAACCTGGTATTTTAATTCAAACAAAATCTGATTGGAAAGAACATTGTTTATCATTAGAAGAGTTGGCCTATTTATGTAATCTTTTACGAAGAGATAGTCAGAAACGTACCATATTGATGACTTCCAAATCAAATGAGAAAAATGTTAGTGCCACCTGTAAAGAAGATGAAAGACGACTTCAGTTGGCCCGTTGGTGTTTATTACTGTGGAAGTTACCTTTCGAACATCTTGTTTGTTTAATTGATAGCTTTTTGTTAGAAGGACCGAAAGTGTTCTATCGTGCTGGTTTAGTT ATTCTTAAAGCCTCCTTAAGTGGAAAGTATTCAAAGATTAGCAGTGAAACCAATGGAATCGGGAGGAATGTTGGTGATTATTCTCATGGGTTTGTGTATGATGAAGAAATATTCAAACATATCCCATTGACACCATCAAAGCTAATGAGAAAAATGTTCTCACTGCGTGGTGTGAGTCGGATGAAAATTTCTCAGGCAATCAAAAGTGTTCAGTCTCTCCAAG TGAATTTTGATGTTGACAAACAGCTAATTCAACCATGTAATAAAAGCGGAAAGAATACATTCGCTGCTTACTTACTTGGTGGTGACGCTGAAAAACAAATTCATCCGTCTGAATGTGTATCGAGTAATGAATTAGCTTCAATTATCACATCGATTGATGATCGCAAATATTCCTGTTTATTCAAACCGTATCGAGTATTTTCATCTAATGTAGATGGTAATAGCCTGCGTACATTTTATGCTAAGGCAGCAGAGACAGAAAATCCTGCAACAATTCTATTGGTACGTAGTTTGTCAAGGAATAGTATTATTGGAGCTTTTTGTTCAGATAGATGGCAACCTCGTGTTGAATCTGTTTACTATGGAAATGGTTTATGCTTTCTATTTCGCATTAAACCTGGTCCATTTGTTATATATAGGTGGATCGGATCAAGTTCTGATGATGAAAAGATTATACATTCCATACAACACCAACGTTTTCAACGAGCTTCAAATAATGGTATAGAAATTGGTGGCAGTATAAGTAAGGGACCTCCAGGTTTAAGCTTGGATAGTTGTCTCACAACGGCTTCAAGTGGTCCAACTCTAACTTTTTCTAATCCTTGCTTGATTACTGATCCAGCTGATTTAACACAAACAGTTCAGTGTGAAAATGGACAAATTGGTTGTATGTTCACTGTTGGATTGGTCGAACTAATTGGTTTTCATGATCTCTAA